The following DNA comes from Desulfomonile tiedjei.
TATCCACAGGCCCATTGGAGGCAACCAACAACAAAATCAAAACACTGCAAAGACAAGCTTATGGATTCCGTGACCGTGAATTCTTCGTCCTCAAAATCTATGCACTACATCTGACAAAGTACGCACTTGTCGGATGAGCCAAGGAATTTTGCCATGCCGAGCATCCTCCTATTGTGGATGAACTCTCAACAGAAAAAGGGAGATCCCCCTTTTTCTGTTGCCCCTACAATCTATTCAGTAACGCCCACCCTTATCGGGACGCTCCAACTTTTATGAAGACTCAGCAATACCCTTTCACGCGGTCGAAAGCACTCCAGCGGCGGTTCGGCGAGGCTGGTAATGTGACTCTCTATTACCTTCTCCAATCAAGGACAAGGTCTTCATTGTTGTCTCGCTTGCGTCGGAAACTCTTGATCAAGTATAGGGCAGGTTCTTCAATCTTGGTTACATACCAACGTTGTGCGGAGTTGCCATACGTGCCTTGCCGCTGTTCCATATGACATATAAACTTGCCATCATCTCCGTCGCAGTAATCTATTACAAAGTCTCTGTTCTCGTGTCGGGTTAATCGGTAATTTTGCATCAGGAATATTCCGTTTTCGTCAGTTGGTCGAAGTATCCATCTCTGTCCAGAATTACCGTTTTGACCATCCCGTCCCTCAAGGGATAGAACCTCTCTGCCATTTGGACCATGCCGATAATCCAACACGCTGTCGTGCCCTTCATTCCTGAGCTTATAATTCTGGAAGAGAACTACATCAGGCAAATCTGTGGAGACCATAATCCAACGCTGGGCGGAATTTCCGCTGGGGCCAGCCTGGTTTTCCAAATAGACCTCTATGTAATTTCTCCCCGATGTGGGAGCTATGCTGCGCTTTCTTCCATCATTCATTTGAGCGATCAGATCATTAAACCAACTCAATGCTGCCCCAGTGTCGATAACACCGTGCAACCCGCCCAAATCCACTCGGATACCTCCGTTATCATAATGAACTCTGGCACGATCAGCCACTCCAATGCCCATAATCGTCCCCGAGTACCGGGCGCGACAGGTTATCCACCAGCTTTGTCCGTCTCGTTCTACTCGTTCTACCACCACATTGTCTCGATGAATTCCCACGCCTTGATAACTTAGCTCTTGAGGAAACACATAGGCTTCGCACAAGATTCTAACATATT
Coding sequences within:
- a CDS encoding transposase, whose protein sequence is STGPLEATNNKIKTLQRQAYGFRDREFFVLKIYALHLTKYALVG